In Polynucleobacter sp. es-EL-1, the following are encoded in one genomic region:
- a CDS encoding AlpA family transcriptional regulator → MPIKIYRIKEVCEITGLRPSSIYKQIRLNLFPPGVKLTARSTGWPSDAIDAWLKSRIAAERL, encoded by the coding sequence ATGCCAATAAAGATCTATCGCATCAAAGAAGTTTGTGAAATCACAGGCCTAAGGCCTTCTTCGATTTACAAGCAAATCCGACTTAATCTCTTCCCTCCAGGGGTCAAGCTCACTGCAAGAAGTACGGGCTGGCCAAGTGACGCAATCGACGCGTGGCTTAAATCCCGCATCGCTGCAGAGCGCCTATGA
- a CDS encoding tyrosine-type recombinase/integrase, which produces MAAEKLLTEASCKAAKAKAKLYYLNDGAGLRLRIRPDGSRTWIYRYRLGGKEMSSGLGAYPKVTLQIARAKIDEARQHVAKGDNPSTVNRVAKANQITKGEATFGAIAREWLAHNESEWSAHYYERNDGLLKRYLLPDLERMPIDSIKEAYLYTIIKASYDKGTKESARRARGIAAQIFSYARATHRGTINPARDMADNPYFKKPPVKHFSALPQNKVGDLINALNVTGTDQKLDAKTVCALRLALYTGLRDNSIRGALWGEIDFENATWTIPTTRMKSGREHQVPLPSQAISALLSIKPLTYRDSNSYIFPGRGKHKIMSENTLRLALHRLGFVVTAHGLRSLITDVLNENRFNPDAIERQLDHAEKNKIRRAYLRSNFMDERIKMMQWFADWCDAKATGNQMNANVTSLRAA; this is translated from the coding sequence ATGGCTGCCGAAAAATTACTAACTGAAGCTTCATGCAAAGCTGCAAAAGCTAAGGCCAAACTTTACTATTTGAACGATGGCGCTGGGCTGCGTTTACGTATCCGTCCCGACGGCAGTCGCACGTGGATATATCGCTATCGGCTTGGCGGCAAAGAGATGTCTTCTGGACTTGGCGCCTACCCAAAAGTTACTTTACAAATCGCGAGAGCGAAGATTGATGAAGCCAGGCAGCACGTTGCTAAGGGCGATAACCCGTCTACTGTTAATCGAGTAGCAAAGGCAAACCAGATAACCAAGGGCGAGGCTACCTTCGGTGCTATTGCTAGAGAATGGCTTGCGCATAATGAATCCGAATGGAGCGCGCATTATTACGAGCGAAACGATGGACTGTTAAAGCGCTACCTACTGCCAGACCTGGAAAGAATGCCAATCGACTCCATTAAAGAGGCATATCTTTATACGATCATTAAAGCGTCCTACGACAAGGGTACAAAGGAATCAGCGCGTAGAGCACGTGGAATAGCAGCGCAAATATTCTCATATGCAAGAGCAACCCACAGGGGAACTATTAATCCAGCGCGAGATATGGCTGACAACCCCTACTTTAAAAAGCCGCCAGTTAAGCATTTTTCCGCCCTACCCCAAAACAAAGTAGGCGACCTGATTAATGCGCTAAATGTAACTGGTACAGATCAAAAACTTGATGCCAAGACTGTTTGCGCCTTACGCCTAGCACTCTACACTGGCCTAAGAGATAACTCCATCCGTGGCGCACTATGGGGTGAAATTGATTTTGAAAATGCCACCTGGACTATACCCACCACGAGAATGAAAAGTGGCAGAGAACATCAAGTCCCACTTCCATCACAGGCAATTTCTGCTCTGCTCTCAATCAAGCCGCTAACGTATCGCGACAGTAATAGCTACATTTTCCCAGGCAGAGGCAAACATAAAATTATGTCGGAGAATACTTTACGACTTGCCTTACACAGACTTGGGTTTGTAGTAACAGCTCATGGGCTGAGGTCCTTAATTACAGATGTTTTAAATGAAAATAGATTTAATCCAGATGCTATTGAGCGGCAACTAGATCATGCAGAGAAAAACAAGATTCGCAGAGCCTATCTACGCTCTAACTTCATGGATGAGCGAATCAAAATGATGCAATGGTTTGCAGACTGGTGCGATGCAAAAGCTACGGGCAACCAAATGAATGCGAATGTTACTTCACTTAGGGCAGCTTAA
- a CDS encoding sensor histidine kinase, which yields MKLLIALYFFILATIQLGLFAGMFRYFRVKSSVKPSPYWIGSLGTSIVALFIFGVGVATNHVGTKNPEFNFTIANTLFYVAGVLQFLFCRSLNQPISKGLRNFFIFSVIIFVPVFEFMRINGTFEMRTSFMVMISAFFFTWQIIQLRRKRKADPSQQLFYIQFATGAELVLALGRLAILVASGLTIREVDQLPQVLILFTIFQIVMNTLSYIAIGGYWAEKIALANARSESENKEIRQLLFEREGLITSLLRANKTAATGALSASIAHELNQPLGASNLNIQFLQKRLAEGVLTPDQTKEVLAALLSDNQRAATIIQSLRSIFSDGKIGVERIDLNDLIQSVLKIANPEIHSKNIQVILQLGASSKINMNRGEIQQVLLNLINNAIQGLAESRKPHKTIQIQTRDVPGGVEAVVLDNGPGIGKEVQTHLFELLAGSQKKTGMGLGLWLCRHIISRHGGHIRHEATPEGGAQFIFFLPLDQS from the coding sequence ATGAAGCTACTTATAGCCCTCTACTTCTTTATTCTGGCTACCATCCAGTTGGGCCTGTTTGCTGGGATGTTTCGCTATTTCCGTGTCAAAAGTAGCGTCAAACCCAGCCCCTATTGGATAGGATCTTTAGGGACAAGCATTGTTGCGCTTTTCATCTTTGGAGTTGGTGTAGCTACCAACCATGTTGGGACAAAAAATCCCGAATTTAATTTCACGATTGCTAACACCCTATTTTATGTTGCCGGTGTTCTGCAATTTTTATTTTGCCGATCACTCAATCAACCCATTAGCAAAGGGCTGAGAAATTTTTTCATTTTCTCCGTCATTATTTTTGTGCCTGTTTTTGAGTTTATGCGCATCAATGGAACATTTGAGATGCGCACCTCTTTTATGGTCATGATTTCTGCCTTCTTTTTTACTTGGCAGATCATTCAATTAAGACGCAAAAGAAAGGCTGATCCGTCACAGCAGCTTTTTTATATTCAATTCGCTACTGGAGCGGAATTGGTCTTGGCTTTAGGTCGGTTGGCCATTCTTGTAGCCTCAGGCTTAACGATTCGCGAAGTTGATCAGTTACCCCAAGTTTTAATTTTGTTTACCATTTTCCAGATCGTGATGAATACCCTTTCCTATATTGCGATTGGCGGATACTGGGCTGAGAAGATTGCCTTAGCAAATGCTCGCTCTGAGAGTGAAAATAAAGAGATTAGACAGCTGCTATTTGAGCGTGAAGGATTGATCACCTCTTTATTGAGGGCTAATAAGACGGCTGCTACTGGAGCTCTCTCAGCATCGATTGCACATGAGCTAAATCAGCCGCTAGGTGCTAGTAATTTGAATATTCAGTTCTTGCAAAAACGCTTGGCTGAGGGTGTTTTGACTCCCGACCAAACAAAAGAGGTTTTGGCGGCTTTACTTTCAGACAATCAGCGCGCTGCAACGATTATTCAATCCCTGAGATCAATTTTTTCAGATGGAAAAATTGGTGTAGAGAGAATAGATCTTAATGATCTGATTCAATCCGTTCTGAAGATTGCAAACCCTGAAATTCATTCAAAAAACATTCAAGTTATCCTGCAGCTCGGTGCCAGCTCTAAGATCAATATGAATCGCGGTGAAATTCAACAGGTTTTATTAAACCTCATTAACAATGCTATCCAGGGCCTAGCTGAATCAAGAAAGCCCCATAAAACTATTCAGATTCAAACGCGTGATGTTCCTGGCGGTGTTGAGGCGGTAGTGTTAGATAACGGCCCAGGCATTGGCAAGGAAGTGCAAACCCATTTATTTGAGCTACTAGCGGGCAGTCAGAAAAAAACTGGCATGGGTTTGGGTTTGTGGCTTTGTCGGCATATTATTTCCCGGCATGGTGGGCATATACGTCATGAGGCTACTCCAGAAGGTGGGGCGCAATTTATCTTCTTTTTGCCATTAGATCAGTCTTAA
- a CDS encoding alkyl/aryl-sulfatase, with amino-acid sequence MKTQLTLIAVSIALVSGNAVLAAGGGGVVSDPGAMQGKHFDPKGKAPSTFTVELQNGLRKTLPFEDKRDFEESKRGFIAAPKYKTIMADAGNVAWDMGSYEFLLQGKDFDSVHPSLQRQAILNMGYGLYEVVPDKIYQVRGFDLSNISFVKTNTGWIVFDPLTSKETARAALELVNEKLGKRPVVAVVYSHSHADHFGGVRGVVDEADVKSGKVKIIAPAGFMDHAVAENVYAGNAMTRRLYFQYGVLLPRSPFGHVDQSIGKNTAAGNLGLIEPTILINEPFEKMTVDGVEMEFQNTPGTEAPAEMNTYFPQMKAFWAAENITGTIHNIYTLRGALVRDALAWSKNINNALYRYGNEAQVMFASHSWPRWGNDRVQEVMRTQRDSYAHLNNEVLHLANNGVTINEVHNVYKQPESLKSQWAAHSYHGSEEHNSRAVINRYLGYWDANPATLIPLSPKDSAPLYVEMMGGSAKIMAKGKQLYKQGKYREAMEIVNKLVYAEPNNTPAKDLLADIFEQIGYQKESPSVRNSFLGAAYELRHGMPSGASPKTNGPDMIRAMTTELWLNALAISMDSKKAAGMKFTINLSTPDNGEKFVVEMSNSALTNIKGYQDKNPSLTITVNRSDLEKVMGGQTTFEKLQAEGKAQFTGDRKAFDQLRSTLTTFTPDFELMPGTKAKKAPPAQQNKDPFEAPPIANSDGA; translated from the coding sequence ATGAAAACTCAATTAACCCTGATTGCTGTATCAATTGCACTTGTGTCTGGAAACGCTGTTTTAGCGGCTGGCGGGGGTGGGGTTGTGTCTGATCCGGGTGCCATGCAGGGTAAGCACTTTGATCCCAAGGGTAAGGCTCCCTCGACTTTTACAGTGGAACTACAAAATGGTTTGCGCAAAACCTTGCCTTTTGAGGATAAGCGTGATTTTGAAGAGTCTAAAAGGGGCTTTATCGCTGCACCCAAATATAAAACCATCATGGCTGATGCGGGGAATGTGGCCTGGGATATGGGTAGTTATGAGTTTCTGCTGCAGGGTAAAGATTTCGATAGCGTGCATCCCTCACTACAGCGTCAGGCGATTCTGAATATGGGCTATGGCCTCTATGAAGTGGTACCAGACAAAATCTATCAAGTTCGTGGCTTTGACTTATCCAATATTAGCTTTGTCAAAACCAATACTGGTTGGATTGTCTTTGATCCATTGACCTCAAAAGAGACAGCGAGAGCAGCTTTGGAGTTGGTCAATGAGAAGTTAGGCAAGCGCCCAGTAGTCGCAGTGGTTTACTCTCATTCTCACGCTGACCATTTTGGCGGTGTCCGTGGAGTAGTGGATGAGGCTGATGTGAAGAGTGGCAAAGTGAAGATTATTGCTCCAGCCGGCTTTATGGATCATGCCGTTGCAGAAAACGTATACGCGGGTAATGCCATGACACGCCGACTGTATTTCCAGTATGGTGTTTTGTTGCCTCGCAGCCCATTCGGCCATGTTGACCAATCGATTGGTAAAAATACTGCCGCAGGAAATCTCGGTTTAATCGAGCCAACCATTCTCATCAATGAACCATTTGAAAAGATGACGGTTGATGGGGTGGAGATGGAGTTCCAAAACACTCCTGGCACAGAAGCGCCTGCTGAGATGAATACGTATTTCCCACAGATGAAAGCATTTTGGGCTGCTGAAAATATTACCGGTACCATCCATAACATCTACACCTTGCGAGGCGCTTTAGTGCGCGATGCCTTGGCATGGTCTAAGAATATTAACAACGCTTTATATCGTTATGGCAATGAAGCGCAGGTGATGTTTGCTTCTCACTCATGGCCTCGTTGGGGTAATGATCGCGTTCAAGAAGTGATGCGTACTCAGCGCGATAGTTATGCACACTTGAACAACGAGGTTCTGCATTTGGCGAACAATGGTGTAACCATTAATGAAGTGCACAACGTGTACAAGCAGCCTGAGAGCTTAAAGTCTCAGTGGGCGGCACACAGCTATCACGGCTCAGAAGAGCACAACAGCCGTGCAGTAATTAATCGCTACTTAGGTTATTGGGATGCGAACCCAGCGACCTTGATCCCTTTATCTCCTAAAGATTCAGCACCGCTGTATGTTGAGATGATGGGAGGGTCGGCCAAAATTATGGCTAAGGGTAAGCAGCTCTATAAACAGGGCAAATACCGCGAAGCAATGGAGATCGTGAATAAGTTAGTTTATGCAGAGCCAAACAATACTCCTGCTAAAGATTTGCTGGCTGATATTTTTGAGCAAATTGGCTATCAAAAAGAAAGTCCTAGTGTGCGCAATAGCTTCCTAGGTGCTGCCTATGAGTTACGTCATGGCATGCCTTCTGGAGCATCCCCCAAGACCAATGGCCCCGACATGATCAGAGCAATGACCACTGAGCTTTGGCTCAATGCATTGGCAATTAGTATGGATAGCAAAAAAGCAGCTGGCATGAAGTTCACTATCAACCTAAGCACCCCTGATAATGGTGAAAAGTTTGTGGTGGAGATGAGTAACTCTGCTCTGACGAATATCAAGGGCTATCAGGATAAAAATCCAAGCCTAACAATCACCGTCAATCGTAGTGACCTAGAGAAAGTCATGGGTGGTCAAACTACTTTTGAAAAACTTCAGGCTGAAGGAAAGGCTCAATTTACCGGTGATCGCAAAGCATTCGATCAATTGCGAAGCACCTTAACTACCTTTACTCCGGACTTTGAGTTAATGCCGGGTACCAAGGCTAAAAAGGCTCCGCCTGCTCAACAAAATAAAGACCCATTTGAGGCGCCTCCAATCGCCAATTCAGACGGTGCTTAA
- a CDS encoding CaiB/BaiF CoA-transferase family protein, with amino-acid sequence MNASNNKPLPLAGVRVLDVSQVMAGPYCCMLLADLGADVIKIEPPGTGDQTRGAMGFKMKGSDSMGFLNMNRNKRSVTLNLKTAAGKKVFFELVKTADILVENYRPGVMKKLGIDYPSLKDINPGLVYASISGFGQTGPWADRPGFDLMAQAMSGVMSVTGYPDGPPVKAGVPVADIGCALFAVYGILSAYIGKTKSGEGQFIDASLFDSALAFSIWDTSQYWGTGVEPEKLGTANHMSAPYQAMKAADGYFVMGATNQKLWKLLCEKIGRPELFEDPLFKTNPLRLANRLILARELEKTFITKTSEEWVETLLAAGIPAGPINTYPQAFDSEHGQHRKMRMEIDHPIEGKVPNIGFAVKLMGTPQAVTRHPPLLGEHTQELLQELGIQGESLKALEEGGAFTA; translated from the coding sequence ATGAACGCTTCAAATAACAAACCATTGCCCTTAGCAGGGGTTAGGGTGCTCGATGTCAGTCAAGTTATGGCGGGCCCCTACTGTTGCATGCTCCTGGCAGATCTAGGTGCTGATGTCATCAAAATTGAGCCGCCTGGCACGGGTGATCAAACGCGTGGCGCCATGGGATTTAAGATGAAAGGTTCAGATAGCATGGGCTTTCTGAATATGAATCGTAATAAGCGCAGCGTCACCCTCAATCTCAAAACTGCGGCCGGTAAAAAAGTCTTCTTTGAATTAGTGAAGACTGCAGACATCTTGGTGGAAAACTATCGACCTGGGGTCATGAAAAAACTCGGGATTGATTACCCATCACTTAAAGACATTAATCCCGGTCTCGTGTACGCCAGCATCTCCGGATTTGGCCAAACAGGCCCATGGGCAGATCGCCCTGGCTTTGATTTAATGGCTCAAGCAATGTCTGGCGTCATGAGTGTGACTGGCTACCCAGATGGTCCTCCAGTAAAGGCAGGTGTTCCCGTAGCCGATATTGGTTGCGCCCTCTTTGCAGTCTATGGAATATTGTCAGCCTATATCGGCAAGACCAAATCGGGTGAAGGTCAATTCATTGATGCTTCTTTGTTTGATTCGGCTTTAGCGTTCTCAATTTGGGATACCTCTCAGTATTGGGGTACAGGCGTTGAACCTGAAAAGTTGGGGACCGCTAATCACATGAGCGCCCCCTACCAGGCCATGAAAGCAGCTGATGGTTACTTTGTTATGGGAGCTACCAATCAAAAACTGTGGAAGCTTCTCTGTGAAAAGATTGGGCGCCCAGAACTCTTTGAAGATCCACTCTTTAAAACCAATCCACTGCGCCTAGCCAATCGTTTGATACTTGCTAGAGAGCTGGAGAAGACCTTTATTACCAAGACCAGTGAAGAATGGGTCGAGACCCTGCTAGCGGCAGGTATTCCAGCAGGCCCCATTAATACCTACCCTCAGGCATTTGATAGTGAGCACGGCCAGCACCGCAAGATGCGTATGGAGATTGATCACCCTATTGAGGGCAAGGTTCCCAATATTGGTTTTGCAGTCAAATTAATGGGGACCCCTCAGGCAGTAACAAGGCACCCCCCCTTACTTGGCGAGCACACTCAAGAGTTATTACAAGAATTGGGTATTCAGGGTGAGAGTTTGAAAGCGCTAGAAGAAGGTGGCGCTTTCACAGCTTAA
- a CDS encoding enoyl-CoA hydratase/isomerase family protein, protein MSHSAPQSNAPLAQVHLELRDGIAFITFDHVSARNAMTVEMYQSLRKICEDLAKNPAARIAILRGAGGKSFVSGSDIAQFANFETGEDGISYEAGIDAYLAPLAILPIPTIAVIDGMAIGGGLAIATCCDFRISTPDARFGVPIAKTLGNCLSASNIALLVAHLGIHIVKRMLLLAELVPAKELLDQGYLLATYPAQELESEAQALAKRLSQLAPITQKVSKLTLARLMSNHLPNCSDLIRECYGSEDFKEGVAAFLAGKPPTWTGK, encoded by the coding sequence ATGTCCCACAGCGCACCCCAATCCAACGCACCATTAGCCCAAGTTCATTTGGAACTTCGTGATGGTATTGCGTTTATTACCTTTGATCATGTATCAGCGCGTAATGCCATGACGGTAGAGATGTATCAAAGTCTGCGCAAGATTTGCGAGGACTTGGCCAAAAATCCAGCCGCACGTATCGCCATTTTGCGAGGAGCTGGCGGAAAATCCTTTGTATCTGGAAGTGATATTGCGCAATTTGCAAACTTTGAGACTGGTGAAGATGGCATTAGTTATGAAGCGGGTATTGATGCTTATCTTGCACCCTTAGCTATATTGCCCATACCAACCATTGCAGTCATTGACGGCATGGCAATAGGAGGGGGGCTTGCGATTGCCACTTGTTGTGATTTTCGAATCTCGACTCCTGACGCGCGCTTTGGTGTGCCGATTGCTAAAACCTTGGGTAATTGCTTATCCGCTAGCAATATTGCTCTGTTAGTTGCGCATCTGGGTATTCATATTGTTAAGCGGATGTTGTTATTGGCAGAACTAGTGCCCGCAAAAGAATTGCTTGATCAAGGCTATCTCCTGGCCACGTATCCGGCACAGGAGCTAGAGAGTGAGGCACAAGCTTTGGCGAAGCGTCTTAGTCAATTAGCCCCCATCACCCAAAAGGTGAGCAAACTCACCCTGGCGCGCCTCATGAGCAATCACTTGCCTAATTGCAGTGATCTGATTCGGGAATGTTATGGCAGCGAAGATTTTAAGGAGGGTGTGGCTGCATTTTTGGCAGGCAAACCACCTACATGGACTGGCAAATAA
- the hemW gene encoding radical SAM family heme chaperone HemW, translating to MRNYKLVLNSSQSALSSQPQLKALPPLSLYIHFPWCEKKCPYCDFNSHQIKDVTSSSPQGFDEVRYINALIADLETELPRTWGRQVHSIFIGGGTPSLLSAKGMDRLLSDIRARVHLEPDCEITMEANPGSVETEKFTAFAKSGINRISLGIQSFQDAQLKALGRIHNGAEAKRAIEIALEHFKSVNLDLMYGLPNQSLEDAKADVETALSFKTPHLSFYNLTLEPNTYFASFPPKLPSEDEIDAIFEQNLALLEAAGYRRYEVSAYAKKDQECKHNLNYWRFGDYIGIGAGAHGKISFPDRITRQVRERHPQTYMEAMETKGNALIESRDIPAKDLPFEFMLNVLRLSDGVDTATFSERTGLPLNVIAKPLNEASQKALLDPHPSKLKATPQGLRYLNNLQELFL from the coding sequence TTGCGCAATTACAAACTCGTGCTTAATTCTTCCCAATCTGCTTTGAGCAGTCAGCCGCAACTCAAGGCCTTGCCACCACTGTCTTTGTATATTCATTTTCCCTGGTGTGAAAAGAAGTGCCCCTACTGTGACTTCAACTCACACCAAATTAAAGATGTGACCTCTAGCTCCCCGCAAGGGTTTGATGAAGTGCGATATATCAATGCCCTAATTGCTGACCTAGAAACTGAGCTTCCTCGTACGTGGGGCAGACAGGTACACAGTATTTTTATTGGCGGCGGTACTCCTAGTCTGCTCTCTGCCAAGGGAATGGATCGCTTACTCTCTGATATTCGAGCACGGGTTCACCTCGAGCCTGACTGTGAGATCACCATGGAAGCTAATCCCGGCTCAGTGGAGACAGAAAAGTTTACCGCTTTTGCCAAGTCAGGAATCAATCGTATTTCCTTGGGCATTCAGAGTTTTCAAGATGCCCAATTAAAAGCCTTAGGACGTATTCATAATGGAGCAGAAGCAAAGCGCGCCATTGAAATTGCTCTCGAGCACTTTAAGTCCGTCAATTTAGATTTGATGTATGGCTTACCCAATCAAAGCTTAGAAGACGCCAAAGCAGATGTGGAGACTGCGCTCTCTTTTAAAACACCGCACCTATCTTTTTATAACTTAACGTTGGAGCCTAATACCTATTTTGCAAGTTTTCCACCCAAGCTTCCTAGCGAAGATGAGATTGATGCCATCTTCGAGCAAAACCTAGCGCTTCTTGAGGCTGCAGGCTATCGACGTTACGAAGTCTCTGCCTATGCCAAGAAAGATCAAGAGTGCAAACACAATCTGAACTACTGGCGTTTTGGGGATTACATCGGCATTGGAGCTGGGGCACATGGCAAGATTTCTTTTCCGGATCGCATTACGAGACAGGTGCGAGAGCGTCATCCGCAGACCTACATGGAGGCTATGGAAACCAAAGGTAATGCTTTAATTGAATCAAGAGATATTCCCGCTAAAGACCTTCCTTTTGAATTCATGCTCAATGTCTTGCGCCTCAGTGATGGAGTAGATACCGCTACCTTTAGTGAGCGCACCGGCTTACCGCTCAATGTCATTGCCAAACCCCTCAATGAGGCAAGTCAAAAGGCTTTATTAGATCCTCACCCCAGTAAGCTCAAAGCCACACCCCAAGGACTGCGCTATCTCAATAACCTTCAAGAGCTATTTTTATAA
- the rdgB gene encoding RdgB/HAM1 family non-canonical purine NTP pyrophosphatase — MQKLVLASNNAGKLREFQELLAPFQYEVIPQGALAISAADEPYLTFVENALAKARHASAASGLPALADDSGICAHALNGEPGIRSARYAGVNGNDAANNQKLLSALQGKADRGAHYVCALVMVESANDPEPLIVQTRWYGQVVNEAKGSYGFGYDPYFFLPELGCTAAELEPSEKNLISHRGQALRELIAQLQTRA, encoded by the coding sequence ATGCAAAAACTCGTTCTCGCCTCCAATAATGCGGGCAAGCTTCGTGAATTCCAGGAGCTTCTGGCGCCCTTTCAATATGAGGTCATTCCTCAAGGTGCTTTAGCTATCTCGGCAGCTGATGAGCCTTATCTCACCTTTGTAGAAAATGCTCTTGCCAAGGCACGCCATGCCAGTGCGGCTAGCGGTCTACCAGCACTTGCTGATGACTCTGGTATCTGCGCCCATGCACTGAACGGTGAACCTGGCATCCGCTCCGCCCGTTACGCAGGCGTCAATGGCAACGATGCAGCCAATAATCAAAAACTGCTCTCCGCTTTGCAAGGCAAGGCAGATCGTGGTGCGCATTATGTCTGCGCCCTAGTAATGGTGGAGAGCGCCAATGATCCTGAGCCTCTGATTGTGCAAACCCGTTGGTATGGGCAAGTAGTCAATGAGGCTAAAGGAAGTTATGGCTTTGGTTATGACCCCTACTTCTTTTTGCCTGAGCTTGGGTGTACGGCTGCTGAACTTGAGCCTTCTGAAAAAAATCTGATCAGCCATCGTGGTCAAGCATTACGTGAACTGATTGCGCAATTACAAACTCGTGCTTAA
- the rph gene encoding ribonuclease PH: protein MSSQNSSNITRPSGRAPTELRPITISRAFTKHAEGSVLMAFGDTKVLCTASVLEKVPPHKKGSGEGWVTAEYGMLPRSTHTRSDREAARGKQSGRTQEIQRLIGRAMRSVFDLTLLGERTIHLDCDVLQADGGTRTAAITGSYVAARDAINTLLANGTLKTDPIIDSVAAISVGIYQGVPVLDLDYPEDSSCDTDMNVVMTGKGGMIEVQGTAEGAAFSRTELNALLDLAEQGIRELTQLQTKAFE, encoded by the coding sequence ATGAGCAGCCAAAACTCCAGCAATATCACTCGCCCTAGTGGCCGTGCGCCCACCGAATTACGCCCGATTACCATTAGCCGCGCCTTTACCAAGCACGCCGAGGGTTCTGTCTTAATGGCTTTTGGAGATACTAAAGTCCTATGTACTGCTAGCGTTCTAGAAAAAGTGCCTCCGCATAAAAAAGGTTCTGGGGAAGGTTGGGTTACGGCCGAGTACGGTATGCTGCCCCGCTCCACCCATACTCGTAGCGATCGTGAAGCAGCGCGTGGTAAGCAATCAGGTCGCACTCAAGAGATTCAGCGCCTGATTGGACGCGCAATGCGATCCGTCTTTGATCTCACCCTTTTGGGCGAGAGAACAATTCACCTTGATTGCGATGTTTTACAGGCTGATGGCGGCACAAGAACTGCTGCTATTACAGGTTCGTATGTAGCTGCACGGGATGCCATCAATACCCTTCTTGCCAATGGCACACTCAAAACCGATCCCATCATCGATAGCGTTGCCGCAATCTCGGTTGGTATCTACCAAGGTGTTCCGGTGCTCGATTTGGATTACCCAGAAGACTCTTCTTGCGATACGGATATGAATGTCGTCATGACCGGCAAAGGCGGTATGATCGAAGTACAAGGCACTGCTGAAGGTGCTGCATTCTCCCGCACTGAATTAAATGCTTTATTAGATTTAGCAGAGCAAGGTATTCGAGAGTTAACGCAACTTCAAACAAAAGCCTTTGAGTAA
- a CDS encoding YicC/YloC family endoribonuclease, which produces MISSMTGYGSASRQVSLGGGVVADLQVECRAVNSRFLDLGFRLPDECRGAEPALREIVAQKLSRGKVEFRAAWRVNSGSSGAAKANPHALGTLNRERLDALYTLQEKAQEAFPQAEALRMADILRWPGVVSEPRGEEDGWVAGTIEAAQAALSVLMESRHAEGKALVTVLTNITAKMREIVKAIEPKVPEYVAQYQEKLTERLAEALLAQEQGKVSGGAGTELMERIRQEVVLYAVRIDVAEEFARLKTHLQAVDTALAGKGPVGKRLDFLMQELNREANTLSSKSVSEECTQAALELKLLIEQMREQVQNLE; this is translated from the coding sequence ATGATATCGAGCATGACTGGTTATGGCAGCGCTTCTCGCCAAGTCTCCCTAGGAGGTGGTGTAGTTGCTGATCTGCAGGTGGAATGTAGGGCGGTCAATAGCCGCTTTCTGGATTTGGGCTTTCGTCTTCCAGACGAATGCCGTGGGGCCGAGCCTGCCCTGCGAGAAATCGTTGCCCAAAAGCTATCCCGAGGTAAGGTAGAGTTTCGTGCCGCCTGGCGCGTCAATTCTGGCTCTTCTGGTGCTGCAAAGGCAAATCCCCATGCATTAGGCACTCTGAACCGAGAACGTTTGGATGCGCTTTATACCCTTCAAGAGAAGGCGCAGGAAGCTTTCCCTCAGGCTGAAGCCCTGAGGATGGCAGATATTTTGCGTTGGCCTGGAGTGGTGTCTGAACCTAGGGGTGAAGAGGATGGGTGGGTTGCTGGAACAATAGAGGCTGCCCAGGCTGCCTTGTCGGTCTTAATGGAAAGCCGTCACGCTGAAGGCAAAGCATTAGTCACAGTTCTTACTAATATCACTGCCAAGATGCGTGAGATTGTGAAAGCTATAGAGCCCAAAGTGCCAGAGTATGTCGCGCAATATCAAGAGAAGCTGACAGAGCGCTTAGCGGAAGCTTTGCTAGCTCAAGAGCAAGGAAAAGTGAGTGGCGGGGCTGGTACAGAACTGATGGAGCGCATTCGTCAGGAAGTCGTGCTCTATGCCGTGCGGATTGATGTCGCTGAAGAATTTGCTCGCTTAAAAACCCATCTTCAAGCAGTAGATACTGCACTTGCAGGCAAAGGGCCAGTTGGTAAGCGCTTAGATTTCTTGATGCAAGAACTTAATCGCGAAGCAAATACGCTAAGCTCCAAGTCTGTTTCGGAAGAGTGCACTCAGGCGGCTTTAGAGCTCAAGCTTTTAATAGAGCAGATGCGCGAGCAGGTACAAAATTTAGAGTAA